DNA sequence from the Prochlorothrix hollandica PCC 9006 = CALU 1027 genome:
AGCGGCCCTCACCCTCAATCCCTCTCCCAGAACGGGAGAGGGACTTTGAACGGTCTGGCTCCCCGTCTCCCGCCCTGGAAAAAGGAGCTGGGGGATTTTGAACGGTCTGGCTCACCTTCTCCCAGGGCGGGAGAAGGGGCTGGGGGATGAGGGATGAGGAGCAAGTTGCCCAATCCGCTGCGATCGCCCAGTTAAACCCACCCCTAACCCCGACCTAGAAAGGAACCGGAGCGCGTTCTCCTCCTCTCGGAAGGGAGCTGGGGGGTGGGTCTGACTTATGCCACCCACAGAAAGGCGAAGGGACAAGCCCCTGCTGGTTAGAACTCCACCACCGTTAGCCGTCCTGGGACTGCTGGTGTTGCAGATAGAAGGCGATCGCCTCTGCTGCCAAATCCCGGATGGCCTTACCCTGCTGGATAGAATGGACCTTCAGTTGATCATGGAGATCCGGCGGCAGTTCCACCCGGTAGCGCACTCGCCGTTCCCGCAGCTTGCCCTGAAAGCCATCGGGGTTCTCGGCATAGAGGGCCATAAACTGCCGCAATTCCTCAAAGCCCAGCCGATGACAGAAATCCCCAAAGCTTTCATGGCGCTTGTGATCCAGCTTAAAGGCCAGAAACAGGGGTTCCAGCGTGGTTTCCAGGGTATCAATAGGCATCCGATCGATAAACGGTTGAGCCAGCCGGGTTTGGTGGGGCGATCCCCCCAGCCACAGTTGGTAGCTTTCCGGGGCAGTGCCCACAAACCCCAATTCCGCCATGTAGGGACGGGCGCAACCATTGGGGCACCCCGTCATGCGGATCACAAAATGCTCATTTTTCAGTTCTAGGCGATCGAGCAACACCCGAATCCGCTCCAGAATCCCTGGAATGGCCCGCTCCGACTCGGTAATCGCTAACCCACAGGTGGGCAAGGCCGGACAGGCCATGGCATAGCGCTCCAGGGTGTCAATGTCCCCCGGTCCGGGAATGCCGCAGCGATCGAGAATCCCCTGGATCGCCTCCCGGTCTCCTGGCTCAATGTCATAGATCAGGACGTTTTGATTGGCCGTCACCCGCATCGGTCGATCAAAGCCCTGGATAATCTCCCGCAGGGCCGTTTTAAGCTGAAAGCCCTCCCGATCCAAGACCCGACCATTGCGCACCGGTAGCCCCACAAACAGCTTGCCATCGCCCTGGTCATGCCAGCCTAGGTAGTCGTGATACTTAAAAGGAGGCATGGCCTTGGAGGGCTGAAACGTTTTGCCCCAATAGCCTTCCACCACCTGGCGGAACTTTGCCACGCCCCAGTTTTCGATCAGATACTTCATGCGGGCCAGACGGCGAGTTTCCCGGTTGCCATTGTCCCGCTGGGTGGCCACAATGGCCTTGACCACATCATAAATGTCCCCATGCTCCACAAAGCCAATGGCATCGGCAATGCGGGG
Encoded proteins:
- the sir gene encoding sulfite reductase, ferredoxin dependent; the encoded protein is MVTAPTVPPSSASKTSKVEALKERSQFLKEPVFTELQQDTNRFSEDGIQVLKFHGSYQQDDRDRRVKGQEKAYQFMLRTRTPGGFVPPQLYLTLDRLADEYGSQTLRATTRQAFQLHGILKKDLKTVMASIIKSMGSTLGACGDLNRNVMAPPAPFRDKPAYDLAWHYANTVADLLTPQTGAYYEIWLDGEKVVSGEEDPTVKLSRQTDNHGTLMADSLEPIYGTYYMPRKFKIAVTVPGDNSIDLLTQDLGLVVITNKKGELQGFNVYAGGGMGRTHNKEETFPRIADAIGFVEHGDIYDVVKAIVATQRDNGNRETRRLARMKYLIENWGVAKFRQVVEGYWGKTFQPSKAMPPFKYHDYLGWHDQGDGKLFVGLPVRNGRVLDREGFQLKTALREIIQGFDRPMRVTANQNVLIYDIEPGDREAIQGILDRCGIPGPGDIDTLERYAMACPALPTCGLAITESERAIPGILERIRVLLDRLELKNEHFVIRMTGCPNGCARPYMAELGFVGTAPESYQLWLGGSPHQTRLAQPFIDRMPIDTLETTLEPLFLAFKLDHKRHESFGDFCHRLGFEELRQFMALYAENPDGFQGKLRERRVRYRVELPPDLHDQLKVHSIQQGKAIRDLAAEAIAFYLQHQQSQDG